In Mycoplasma suis str. Illinois, a single window of DNA contains:
- a CDS encoding DUF2779 domain-containing protein, whose amino-acid sequence MGGELQKEKLNSELKSNEFDFFLSYYFCKKVFAGTKISSSAIFSHEGKKELNNRIVSIEWKVYYDFESYSEMLTQASFQIYQLNNLVVKEDLIFNPEKDYSSFEEECVIGLARPLIIITIMSGINLKEFNSENLLSLSEKLSKQVVYIAFNKTFECTWLQKLAERMTKSENSILSLLIKDLTVDLCDWFIFSKNKSLNLIGELQGTHSLKRLSTKVLKDMKQYSSLECVQEGRGAQFLFLYYFFILKYQGFSKTLLNDELSPKHWVKDYKEKLSKTWENIKRYLTEYCSLDVQGMVWAVDWLRHKYESEKLVDRELIQDFISWIKAKNPSELKILISEYLALSPNI is encoded by the coding sequence TTGGGTGGGGAACTTCAGAAAGAGAAATTAAATAGTGAACTAAAGTCAAATGAATTTGACTTTTTTCTCTCATATTATTTCTGCAAAAAAGTATTTGCAGGAACAAAAATATCTTCTAGTGCTATTTTTTCCCATGAGGGAAAAAAAGAACTAAATAATAGGATAGTCTCTATTGAGTGAAAAGTCTATTATGACTTTGAGTCTTATTCTGAAATGCTGACACAAGCATCATTTCAGATATATCAACTAAATAATTTAGTAGTCAAAGAAGACTTAATTTTTAATCCAGAGAAAGATTATTCCTCTTTTGAAGAAGAATGTGTTATAGGTCTTGCTAGACCGCTCATAATAATAACTATTATGAGTGGTATAAATCTAAAAGAATTTAATAGTGAAAATCTTTTAAGTCTTTCTGAAAAGCTATCTAAACAAGTAGTTTATATAGCTTTCAATAAGACTTTTGAATGTACATGACTTCAAAAGCTTGCAGAAAGAATGACAAAGTCAGAGAATTCAATATTATCTCTCCTAATTAAAGACTTAACAGTTGACTTATGTGACTGATTTATTTTCTCGAAAAATAAATCACTTAATTTAATTGGTGAGTTACAGGGAACTCACAGTCTTAAAAGACTTTCTACGAAAGTCCTAAAAGATATGAAACAATACTCATCTCTAGAATGCGTTCAAGAAGGAAGAGGAGCTCAATTCCTCTTCCTTTATTATTTCTTTATCCTCAAATATCAGGGATTCTCTAAAACACTTTTAAATGATGAACTTTCACCCAAACATTGGGTGAAAGACTATAAAGAAAAACTCTCTAAAACTTGAGAGAATATAAAAAGATATCTAACAGAATATTGCTCTCTAGATGTTCAGGGAATGGTCTGAGCAGTAGACTGACTCAGACATAAATATGAAAGTGAAAAACTAGTAGATAGGGAGTTAATCCAAGACTTTATATCTTGGATTAAAGCAAAAAATCCTTCAGAGCTAAAAATTCTTATTTCTGAATATTTGGCCCTAAGTCCAAATATATAA
- a CDS encoding membrane protein: MSSLWSSNQEKSQRVRHSINVVICCVVFTLLLSVANISSFAQGGSLSSYLSLLKQGPFPNSIEFVGKFWVILFTSYLVFNSAGEILTTIVHPSQFAKGKKYQIIFTFIAFGPLLFNFLNRYFLKNTPENTGEGFKIESATHYLFFQLYFWLGNIVAFKFFSKFFLSSLDQHAPDNISTRVVAKLLRWHYLGWSSFFLLAFFLPFWILIVTVLLVFSNSTWAFIIGRQCGKNCFSRFSLFKSVEGLNWAALITTTALALAVAAIRNSGVFGHGVFSCRESFFFVFLIWVAVMSYIAHFGENTFGLSKRLLGYKNFGRLFGTKVGGFWDRFDGLSVALFFSAISMWAIHAGKLGSIGINIELLKQIAAK, translated from the coding sequence ATGAGTTCTCTCTGGTCTTCCAATCAGGAGAAGTCTCAACGGGTAAGACACAGCATAAATGTTGTTATATGCTGTGTTGTATTTACTTTACTTCTTTCTGTCGCAAATATTTCATCATTTGCGCAGGGAGGTTCTTTATCTAGTTATTTATCACTTTTAAAACAGGGACCTTTTCCTAACTCAATAGAGTTTGTTGGAAAATTTTGAGTTATTCTATTTACTTCTTATCTAGTATTTAATAGTGCCGGAGAGATTCTCACCACAATTGTTCATCCTTCTCAATTCGCTAAAGGGAAGAAATATCAAATAATATTTACTTTTATAGCTTTTGGGCCTCTTCTATTTAATTTCCTAAATAGATATTTTCTTAAGAACACTCCAGAAAATACTGGAGAAGGTTTCAAGATTGAGAGTGCCACTCACTATTTATTCTTCCAACTATATTTCTGACTAGGAAATATAGTTGCATTTAAATTCTTTAGTAAGTTCTTTTTATCTAGTCTGGATCAACATGCTCCAGACAATATTTCTACTAGAGTAGTTGCAAAACTACTAAGATGACATTATCTAGGATGATCTTCTTTCTTCCTATTAGCTTTCTTCCTGCCTTTCTGAATACTTATAGTTACAGTACTATTGGTTTTCTCCAATAGTACTTGAGCTTTCATAATAGGAAGACAATGCGGTAAGAATTGCTTCTCCAGATTTAGTCTCTTTAAATCTGTAGAAGGATTAAATTGAGCAGCTCTAATTACTACTACAGCGCTAGCGCTAGCTGTGGCTGCTATTAGAAATAGTGGTGTATTTGGGCATGGAGTTTTCTCTTGCAGAGAAAGCTTTTTCTTTGTATTTCTAATATGGGTAGCAGTAATGTCTTATATTGCTCACTTCGGAGAAAATACTTTTGGTCTCTCAAAAAGACTATTAGGTTATAAAAACTTTGGAAGACTTTTCGGAACTAAAGTTGGAGGATTCTGAGATAGATTTGATGGTCTTTCAGTAGCTTTATTCTTTTCAGCTATTTCTATGTGAGCTATTCATGCTGGAAAACTTGGCAGTATAGGAATAAATATAGAATTACTGAAACAAATAGCTGCTAAATAA
- a CDS encoding ribosome-recycling factor, which produces MSSKEKDKVENIPLKDWSSELKTDFEHIKKRMNEKLEEFTISRLNPTHFYSLQVEYEGNLVSLSEIALVNLEKARLLTIKPYLPSQKITHDIEKAIKKAKPNLTINIKDNELRCSIPEPTQEIREEKIKSGKQIVEEAKIALRNKRKDLQKYFKNSVQSENQKHSHREQLDKEISKYVLELEDNWAKKEKELRTL; this is translated from the coding sequence ATGAGTTCAAAAGAAAAAGATAAAGTGGAAAACATTCCACTAAAGGACTGATCATCAGAATTAAAAACTGATTTTGAACACATTAAAAAGAGAATGAATGAAAAGCTAGAAGAATTTACTATTTCTAGATTGAATCCAACACATTTTTATTCCCTTCAAGTTGAATATGAAGGGAATTTAGTTTCTCTTTCTGAAATAGCTCTAGTTAATCTAGAAAAAGCAAGACTTTTAACTATTAAGCCTTATTTGCCTTCTCAAAAAATAACTCATGATATTGAGAAGGCAATAAAGAAAGCTAAACCTAATTTAACGATCAATATAAAGGACAATGAATTAAGATGCTCTATTCCTGAGCCTACTCAGGAAATAAGAGAAGAAAAAATAAAAAGTGGTAAGCAAATAGTTGAAGAAGCTAAGATAGCTCTTAGAAATAAGAGAAAAGATCTTCAAAAATACTTTAAAAATAGTGTTCAATCTGAGAATCAAAAACATTCTCACAGAGAACAATTAGATAAAGAAATATCTAAGTATGTACTAGAGTTAGAAGATAATTGAGCTAAAAAAGAAAAAGAACTACGAACTCTCTAG
- the pyrH gene encoding UMP kinase, translated as MSVKKERILLKFSGGALKGKGEIYSEEKLIALASQVKELNKSYEIGIVIGGGNIWRGKEEKIDLLSAVQADYVGMMATIMNSYVFKETLESIGVKSRLYSALAVERIVEDYSLSKIEEDLSSGRVIIFGGGLGEPRFSTDSAAIMRGIEIGAKKILIGKDGVEGVYNKDPNIYEDAVFYGQLSYDRIISENIKVFDHSALNLAKENKLHFLIFNQEVENSFIKSLNGGIRVSEIF; from the coding sequence ATGTCAGTAAAGAAAGAAAGAATTCTTTTAAAGTTCAGTGGAGGAGCTCTAAAAGGTAAGGGAGAGATATATAGTGAAGAGAAGCTAATAGCTTTAGCTTCTCAAGTAAAAGAATTAAATAAGTCTTATGAAATAGGAATAGTTATTGGGGGAGGTAATATTTGAAGAGGTAAAGAAGAAAAAATTGATTTATTGTCTGCCGTTCAGGCAGACTATGTAGGTATGATGGCAACTATTATGAATAGTTATGTATTTAAAGAAACACTTGAAAGTATTGGAGTTAAATCCAGACTGTATTCAGCTCTCGCAGTAGAGAGAATAGTTGAAGATTATTCTCTCTCCAAAATAGAAGAAGATCTATCTTCTGGAAGAGTAATAATATTTGGGGGAGGATTAGGAGAGCCTAGATTCAGCACTGATAGTGCTGCAATTATGAGAGGAATAGAAATAGGAGCTAAGAAAATATTAATAGGGAAAGATGGAGTTGAAGGAGTTTATAACAAAGATCCAAATATATATGAAGATGCTGTATTTTATGGTCAATTAAGTTATGACAGAATAATATCTGAAAATATAAAAGTATTTGATCATTCAGCACTAAATCTCGCTAAAGAAAATAAATTACATTTCTTGATCTTCAATCAAGAAGTAGAAAACTCTTTCATTAAAAGTCTTAATGGGGGAATTAGAGTTTCAGAAATCTTTTAG
- the atpD gene encoding F0F1 ATP synthase subunit beta, with translation MSSSDTITNKSLTMEGYISQVSGPIVDMVFPLDSQPSIHEKIEIFDPDNRLSKELKAVFEVAQLLGDGRVRTIALTQTIGLFRGMKVLRTGKPLMVPVGMETLGRMFNVVGDTIDKLPKLENVELRSIHAEPPKFSDQTDSIELLETGIKVIDLLIPFAKGGKIGLFGGAGVGKTVVVQELIHNVAKRHSGLSIFVGVGERSREGNDLYYEMENSGVLKNTVLLFGQMNEVPGARLRVAFSGLAVAEYFRDELSKDVLLFIDNIFRFSQAGSEVSALLGRTPSAVGYQPTLGYEMGRLQERITSTKTGSITSVQAVYVPADDLTDPAPATIFTHLDAKVVLDRKIAALGIYPAISPLLSSSNLLTERVVGEEHYHVANEVVRVLQKYEELQDIISILGIDELTDEDKKLVFRARKIRNFFSQPFFVAEKFINMGGKYLTREDTLRSFKAILDGEVDDLPEEAFFYTGNIDDVREKARKMKEDQARAAAT, from the coding sequence ATGTCTTCTTCTGACACCATCACTAATAAATCACTAACAATGGAGGGATATATCTCTCAAGTTTCAGGACCAATTGTTGATATGGTCTTTCCACTTGATAGTCAGCCTTCAATTCATGAAAAAATTGAAATATTTGATCCAGACAATAGATTAAGTAAAGAATTAAAGGCTGTCTTTGAAGTAGCTCAGCTACTTGGAGATGGAAGAGTTAGAACAATTGCTTTAACTCAAACAATTGGTCTATTTAGGGGAATGAAAGTTTTGAGAACAGGAAAACCACTAATGGTTCCTGTTGGGATGGAAACATTAGGAAGAATGTTCAATGTAGTGGGAGACACTATTGATAAATTACCTAAGTTAGAAAATGTAGAACTTAGGTCAATACATGCAGAACCACCTAAGTTCTCAGATCAAACAGATAGTATTGAACTTCTTGAAACAGGTATTAAAGTTATTGACTTATTAATCCCTTTTGCAAAGGGAGGTAAGATTGGTCTATTTGGTGGTGCTGGTGTAGGTAAAACGGTTGTAGTTCAAGAGTTAATTCACAATGTCGCTAAGCGACATAGTGGTCTTTCTATCTTTGTAGGTGTAGGAGAAAGATCAAGAGAAGGTAATGACCTTTACTATGAAATGGAAAATAGCGGAGTTCTTAAAAATACAGTTCTTTTATTTGGTCAAATGAATGAAGTTCCGGGAGCTAGATTAAGAGTTGCATTCAGCGGACTTGCAGTCGCTGAATACTTTAGAGATGAACTTTCTAAAGATGTTCTTCTATTCATTGACAATATCTTTAGATTCTCGCAAGCCGGATCAGAAGTATCAGCTTTGCTAGGAAGAACTCCTTCAGCTGTAGGTTATCAACCTACACTGGGATACGAAATGGGAAGACTACAAGAAAGAATTACTTCAACCAAAACTGGTTCTATTACTTCCGTTCAAGCTGTATATGTTCCAGCCGATGACTTAACTGACCCAGCTCCTGCAACTATTTTCACCCACCTAGATGCAAAAGTAGTTCTAGATAGAAAAATAGCAGCTCTAGGTATCTATCCTGCTATTTCTCCACTACTTTCTTCATCTAATCTACTAACTGAAAGAGTGGTGGGTGAAGAACACTATCATGTAGCAAATGAAGTTGTTAGAGTTCTTCAAAAATATGAAGAACTACAAGACATTATTTCTATTTTGGGTATTGATGAACTTACAGATGAAGATAAGAAACTAGTATTTAGAGCGAGAAAAATTAGAAACTTTTTCTCTCAACCTTTCTTTGTTGCAGAAAAGTTCATAAATATGGGAGGTAAGTATCTAACAAGGGAAGATACTTTGAGATCATTTAAAGCTATTCTAGATGGAGAAGTAGATGATCTTCCTGAAGAAGCCTTCTTCTATACAGGAAATATTGATGATGTAAGGGAGAAAGCTAGAAAAATGAAAGAAGATCAAGCTAGAGCAGCAGCCACGTAG
- a CDS encoding DUF402 domain-containing protein, which yields MVDSSKKFMIHAHKLDHSLCKSIENHYLIYEDSSMWVFFLPPFQTEFLTETEVEIPSRKNKDVNIKVKRYVSSTNNLPIFWFFWKDHWFNVLVTLHPEDKYSIYLNIATPPLVEEKAFKFIDFELDLRLTSEGELNLLNSDIYETQSQRFKYSDNLKKEVSKTMRKIFILLKEGWFQKLVSKENIDSLWNRVTSTLGKEKEELLRKNEGFTELVERLEVSEFN from the coding sequence ATGGTTGATTCAAGTAAGAAATTTATGATACATGCTCATAAATTAGACCATTCTCTTTGCAAGTCTATAGAAAATCACTACCTAATTTATGAAGACTCATCTATGTGAGTTTTCTTTTTACCTCCTTTTCAGACGGAATTTCTAACTGAAACTGAAGTAGAAATTCCTTCTAGAAAAAATAAGGATGTAAATATAAAAGTAAAAAGATATGTAAGTTCTACTAATAACTTACCTATCTTTTGATTTTTCTGAAAAGATCACTGATTTAATGTATTAGTTACATTACATCCAGAAGATAAATATTCTATTTACCTAAACATAGCTACTCCTCCATTGGTGGAGGAAAAAGCTTTTAAGTTTATAGATTTTGAATTAGATTTAAGACTAACTAGTGAAGGAGAATTAAATCTCCTAAATAGTGATATTTATGAGACTCAGTCTCAGAGATTTAAATATTCTGACAACTTAAAGAAAGAAGTTTCCAAAACTATGAGAAAAATTTTTATTCTCTTGAAAGAAGGATGATTCCAAAAATTAGTTTCCAAAGAGAATATTGATTCTCTTTGAAATAGAGTTACTTCTACCCTAGGAAAAGAAAAAGAAGAACTTCTAAGGAAGAATGAAGGATTTACTGAATTAGTTGAACGACTAGAAGTTTCTGAATTTAACTAG
- a CDS encoding F0F1 ATP synthase subunit gamma: MSSGLVAISRKIKDMESILKISEALQLISSTKLKNYRDMREKGRDYVEGIKFLFRSFYSSYEHDYKVSNAKFVYIGEGGEKLSLWVVIGTDLALCGRFNAQIIDYLVKNFPLDGFLVVFGKKLFNLLKGYPALKERIIEIYPSEIKSADLVESLEVVAKFVLKEYITRGCYHLNLVHHKVGRELRNFSILPFTKDYFGRARTGIRYDTHYHRFDNSESIIELFPAYFERTILVALIESKISEHSQRRELMNNAVKAAEEKLAEYKIVYQKMRQANITQEITEITSALKLNMGG; encoded by the coding sequence ATGTCTTCTGGGTTAGTTGCAATCTCAAGAAAAATTAAGGATATGGAATCCATTCTGAAGATCTCAGAAGCTCTTCAGTTAATTTCCTCAACAAAGTTAAAAAACTATAGAGATATGAGAGAAAAAGGAAGAGACTATGTTGAGGGAATTAAATTCCTATTCAGAAGTTTTTATTCCAGTTATGAGCATGATTACAAAGTAAGTAATGCTAAATTTGTATACATTGGGGAGGGAGGAGAAAAACTCTCCCTCTGAGTAGTTATAGGAACTGATTTAGCTCTTTGCGGTAGATTTAATGCTCAAATAATTGATTATTTAGTTAAGAACTTTCCTTTAGATGGTTTTCTAGTAGTTTTTGGTAAAAAACTATTTAACCTCCTGAAGGGATATCCAGCCCTAAAGGAGAGAATAATTGAAATTTATCCCTCCGAAATTAAATCTGCAGACTTAGTTGAAAGCTTGGAGGTGGTAGCTAAATTTGTACTAAAAGAATATATTACTAGAGGATGCTACCACCTCAATTTAGTTCACCACAAAGTTGGTAGAGAACTTAGAAACTTTTCTATATTGCCCTTCACAAAAGATTATTTTGGGAGGGCAAGAACAGGTATAAGATATGATACTCACTATCACAGATTTGATAATTCTGAAAGTATCATAGAATTATTTCCAGCTTATTTTGAGAGAACTATATTAGTTGCTCTCATAGAATCTAAGATCTCTGAACACAGTCAGAGAAGAGAGCTCATGAATAATGCAGTTAAAGCCGCAGAAGAAAAATTAGCTGAATACAAAATTGTTTATCAAAAAATGAGACAGGCAAATATTACTCAGGAAATTACTGAAATTACTTCAGCACTGAAATTAAATATGGGAGGCTAA
- the atpA gene encoding F0F1 ATP synthase subunit alpha, giving the protein MATTRLDEFAETLKRLIQDNEVALREEEVGKVLSNSDGILLLSGLSNCFLYEVLLIGEQEIPALVLVLRESSIGAVVLGDYGLISEGMTVSRTRKSFSAPRGDALSGRIINVFGEPLDGKGKIEISEWSQVEAPAPEVMERSSVCEPLYTGILAIDAIIPIGKGQRELIIGDRQTGKTSLAMEAIVNQKGKNVRCVFVTIGQKNSTVFQSFKDLEKVGALDYTTIVVASASDLPSLQFLAPFVGITVAEYWMRRGEDVLIIYDDLTQHAIAYRTLSLLLSFPPGREAFPGDIFYLHSRLLERAGKLSPENGGGSITALPIIQTQSDDISAYIPSNVISITDGQLFLKTTLFNSGQRPAVDLSNSVSRVGASAQEAAIKSLTGSLKLAVSQYFELLEFSKFSSDLNEESRKSLALGARILPILVQPPLNPYSPQDEILLLFLISSKLILELEKPEWVTPFLKRILETWRKHSLYQTISLSEKVSVAAKDMMTSMFRAEYRAFMDTEEIQLEIKKDLSF; this is encoded by the coding sequence ATGGCTACTACAAGACTAGATGAATTTGCAGAAACTCTAAAGAGACTAATACAAGATAATGAGGTAGCTCTAAGAGAAGAAGAAGTTGGAAAGGTTCTTTCCAACTCAGATGGAATTCTTCTTCTCTCTGGACTATCTAATTGCTTCCTTTATGAAGTTCTCCTGATAGGAGAACAAGAAATACCAGCTCTTGTATTAGTTCTTCGAGAAAGTAGTATTGGTGCAGTAGTACTTGGAGATTATGGATTAATTTCCGAAGGAATGACTGTTTCACGAACTAGAAAGAGCTTCTCAGCTCCTAGAGGAGATGCTCTTTCAGGAAGAATTATTAATGTATTTGGAGAACCTTTAGATGGGAAGGGAAAGATAGAAATAAGTGAGTGATCACAAGTAGAAGCTCCTGCTCCAGAAGTAATGGAAAGAAGTTCTGTTTGCGAACCCCTTTATACTGGAATACTTGCAATTGATGCAATTATTCCGATAGGTAAAGGACAAAGAGAGTTAATTATCGGAGACAGACAAACAGGTAAGACTTCTTTGGCTATGGAAGCCATAGTAAATCAAAAAGGTAAGAATGTTAGATGTGTATTTGTAACTATAGGTCAAAAGAACTCTACTGTATTCCAATCATTTAAAGATTTAGAGAAGGTAGGAGCACTAGACTATACAACTATTGTTGTAGCTAGTGCTTCCGATCTTCCTTCTCTTCAATTCTTGGCTCCTTTTGTTGGTATTACAGTAGCTGAATATTGAATGAGAAGGGGGGAAGATGTCCTAATCATTTATGATGATTTGACGCAACATGCTATTGCCTATAGAACTCTTTCCCTATTATTAAGCTTCCCTCCAGGGAGAGAAGCTTTCCCGGGAGATATTTTCTATTTACATAGCCGACTTCTAGAGAGAGCTGGAAAGTTATCTCCCGAAAATGGAGGCGGATCTATAACAGCTCTCCCTATCATTCAGACACAGTCTGATGATATTTCAGCTTATATCCCAAGTAATGTAATTTCTATTACTGATGGGCAACTATTCCTGAAGACTACACTCTTTAACTCTGGTCAAAGACCAGCTGTAGACTTATCTAACTCAGTTTCAAGAGTTGGAGCTTCTGCGCAAGAAGCTGCAATTAAAAGTCTTACTGGCTCACTAAAACTAGCTGTTTCTCAATACTTTGAACTTCTAGAATTCTCTAAATTCTCATCAGATTTAAATGAGGAATCTAGAAAGTCTCTAGCTCTCGGAGCTAGAATACTTCCTATTTTGGTTCAACCTCCTTTAAACCCTTATAGTCCTCAAGATGAAATTCTTTTACTATTCCTAATTTCAAGTAAGTTAATACTTGAATTAGAAAAACCGGAATGAGTTACTCCTTTCTTAAAGAGAATACTTGAAACTTGAAGAAAGCATTCTCTTTATCAAACAATTTCTCTTTCTGAGAAAGTTAGCGTAGCTGCTAAAGATATGATGACTAGTATGTTTAGAGCAGAATATAGAGCTTTCATGGATACTGAAGAAATTCAATTAGAAATTAAAAAGGACTTAAGTTTTTAA
- the atpH gene encoding ATP synthase F1 subunit delta: MSSSNNSSSAVREREKIFRFVKALVACYSTKKDFSLLLDETKSLLEFFKKFPEFEIFLTSPNIQTEKRKKFLFELIRLFSFQQRYLPSTIDLIFRHELIKHIVLFLEQLIESVERELEQVHVKITSSKQLSDAQLKKLIEGLEIKFGKSIRVETSIDTSLIAGIRMEYEDSILDCSLARKMDTIKKELYERLSAK; encoded by the coding sequence GTGAGTAGTAGTAATAACTCCTCTTCCGCAGTAAGAGAGAGAGAAAAAATATTTAGATTTGTAAAAGCTTTAGTAGCTTGTTACTCAACTAAAAAGGACTTTAGTCTCCTTTTAGATGAGACTAAAAGTCTTTTAGAATTTTTTAAGAAGTTTCCAGAATTTGAAATATTTTTAACTTCCCCGAATATTCAAACAGAGAAAAGAAAAAAGTTTCTTTTTGAGCTCATTAGACTTTTTTCTTTTCAACAAAGATATCTTCCTTCAACTATTGACTTAATATTTCGACATGAACTAATAAAACACATTGTTCTATTTCTAGAACAATTAATAGAAAGTGTTGAGCGAGAACTTGAACAAGTTCATGTCAAAATTACAAGTTCTAAGCAACTATCAGATGCTCAACTTAAAAAATTGATAGAGGGACTTGAAATTAAATTTGGAAAATCAATTAGAGTTGAAACTTCAATTGATACCAGCTTAATTGCTGGTATCAGAATGGAATATGAAGACTCCATTTTAGATTGCTCACTAGCAAGAAAAATGGATACCATTAAGAAAGAACTTTATGAAAGACTTTCTGCTAAATAA
- a CDS encoding F0F1 ATP synthase subunit B family protein, giving the protein MIFFQSDGLGKKLQDLLFSLVSSNPTVIAVHFLSSIFVIIFIVYYFWKPTNAFLAKQKDKLDKVHTQLASATKETKVALSQLKTQQSNLKEEEKRIITEQKQKAEKILSQKLEEAEKLKQSIIEESKRKAQQIEEEAKKTINGKVIDLSVELAEKLVGVSINQKTHNKLVNEYISDINKAFREKEEIALS; this is encoded by the coding sequence ATGATCTTTTTTCAAAGTGACGGTTTAGGGAAAAAACTTCAGGACCTGCTATTTTCATTAGTAAGTTCAAATCCAACTGTAATTGCAGTTCACTTTCTGAGTTCAATCTTTGTAATTATTTTCATTGTTTACTATTTTTGAAAACCTACTAACGCTTTTTTAGCTAAGCAAAAAGATAAATTAGATAAAGTTCATACTCAATTAGCTTCAGCCACTAAAGAAACTAAAGTAGCTCTTTCTCAATTAAAAACTCAACAATCTAACTTAAAGGAAGAAGAAAAAAGAATAATTACTGAACAAAAACAAAAAGCTGAAAAGATTCTTTCTCAAAAATTAGAAGAAGCTGAAAAACTAAAACAATCTATTATTGAGGAAAGTAAGAGAAAAGCTCAACAAATAGAAGAGGAAGCTAAGAAAACTATTAATGGTAAAGTTATTGATCTTTCAGTTGAATTAGCTGAAAAACTTGTTGGTGTTTCTATTAATCAAAAAACACACAACAAGTTAGTAAATGAATACATTAGTGATATCAATAAAGCTTTTAGAGAAAAAGAAGAAATAGCTTTAAGTTAG
- the atpE gene encoding ATP synthase F0 subunit C has product MPRIFDFLLNTLTLFQQNNNEKYIGAGVAILAGLGAAVAQGYIGGKAVESLARNPEVEALIFKQYIVGVAICESVAIYGLIVSILCLYGG; this is encoded by the coding sequence TTGCCGAGAATTTTCGACTTTCTTTTAAATACACTCACATTATTCCAACAGAATAATAATGAGAAATATATTGGAGCTGGTGTTGCTATTCTTGCAGGTTTAGGGGCTGCAGTTGCTCAAGGTTATATTGGTGGTAAAGCAGTTGAATCATTAGCTAGAAATCCAGAAGTTGAAGCTTTAATCTTCAAACAATATATTGTTGGAGTAGCTATTTGTGAATCAGTAGCTATCTATGGATTGATTGTCTCAATTCTCTGCCTATACGGGGGGTAG
- a CDS encoding F0F1 ATP synthase subunit A, whose amino-acid sequence MSFSSIQPLFSGVGLKFLQDSKDNTSSMIMGVALMMIFIFALGVFYRDALEKSDSYEKLPKLMFMVFLMVRWVKNNTIKLLGPKNQFTIPFFLYIMLYFWTSGIVNMLGFKGIVNFMIVPLTLSGFVFLGTLFFGAKYRGWGFCTDYFIWIKRKGKKIFPIPDVLAMLGELGKVASLAFRLWGNYFAGVLFLFIFHHVFETYLGSLGLSTGIATSIISVPLNLYFDIVDTVLHSMIFLFLASIYWSMASNSMHQQKA is encoded by the coding sequence TTGTCTTTTAGTTCAATACAACCACTATTTAGTGGTGTTGGATTGAAATTTCTACAAGACTCTAAAGACAATACTTCTTCAATGATCATGGGAGTTGCTCTCATGATGATATTTATTTTTGCTTTGGGAGTTTTCTATAGGGATGCACTTGAAAAATCAGATTCATATGAAAAACTCCCAAAGCTTATGTTTATGGTTTTCTTAATGGTTAGATGGGTTAAGAATAACACCATAAAGTTATTGGGACCTAAAAATCAATTTACTATTCCATTTTTTCTTTACATAATGCTCTACTTTTGGACTTCTGGAATAGTAAATATGCTCGGTTTTAAGGGAATAGTTAACTTTATGATAGTTCCCTTAACCCTGTCAGGGTTTGTATTTTTAGGAACTTTATTCTTTGGAGCTAAATATAGAGGTTGAGGATTCTGTACTGACTACTTTATATGAATAAAGAGAAAAGGGAAAAAGATTTTCCCTATTCCTGATGTATTGGCTATGTTAGGAGAGCTAGGGAAGGTAGCTTCCCTAGCTTTTAGATTATGAGGTAACTATTTTGCTGGAGTACTGTTTTTGTTTATTTTTCACCATGTTTTTGAAACCTATTTAGGTTCTCTAGGTCTATCTACAGGAATAGCTACTTCAATTATTAGTGTTCCTCTAAATCTTTACTTTGATATTGTTGATACAGTGTTGCATTCCATGATTTTCTTGTTCTTGGCATCTATTTATTGGTCAATGGCATCTAATTCGATGCATCAGCAAAAAGCTTAA